Proteins from a single region of Pangasianodon hypophthalmus isolate fPanHyp1 chromosome 7, fPanHyp1.pri, whole genome shotgun sequence:
- the atox1 gene encoding copper transport protein ATOX1 — protein sequence MTTHEFFVDMTCEGCSGAVTRVLNKIDVKFNIDLPNKKVFIESDKDTEVLLETLKKTGKTVTYIGPK from the exons ATGACT aCTCACGAGTTCTTTGTGGATATGACATGTGAGGGATGCTCTGGTGCAGTGACTCGGGTCCTTAACAAAATAG ATGTCAAGTTTAACATTGATCTTCCTAACAAGAAGGTCTTCATCGAGTCGGACAAAGACACAGAAGTTCTGCTGGAAACCCTGAAGAAAACCGGCAAAACTGTCACGTACATTGGTCCTAAATAG